One genomic segment of Streptomyces sp. NBC_00239 includes these proteins:
- a CDS encoding DUF309 domain-containing protein: MNGTDGRDRDETGRARSARPRDGLGRPLPYGQTGVGRQPEGVVREPAETVREAQRLLDAGMPFHAHEVFEDAWKSRPEAEAGLWRGLAQLAVGLTHAARGNAVGGARLLLRGAQVLAGLEPVPPAPGADVPGIDVPGLVEWARELAGRVSAASEPVDAAAEAPRLVL, encoded by the coding sequence GTGAACGGGACGGACGGGCGGGATCGGGACGAGACGGGGCGGGCGCGCAGTGCGCGGCCGCGGGACGGGCTGGGGCGGCCGCTGCCGTACGGGCAGACCGGCGTCGGGCGGCAGCCCGAGGGGGTGGTGCGGGAGCCGGCGGAGACGGTTCGCGAGGCGCAGCGGCTACTGGACGCGGGTATGCCCTTCCACGCGCACGAGGTCTTCGAGGACGCGTGGAAGTCGCGGCCGGAGGCGGAGGCCGGGTTGTGGCGGGGGCTGGCGCAGCTGGCCGTCGGGCTGACCCATGCGGCGCGCGGCAATGCGGTCGGCGGGGCCCGGCTGTTGCTGCGCGGAGCGCAGGTGCTGGCCGGCCTGGAGCCCGTACCGCCCGCGCCCGGGGCCGACGTGCCCGGGATCGACGTGCCGGGGTTGGTGGAGTGGGCGCGGGAGCTGGCCGGGCGGGTTTCGGCCGCCTCGGAACCGGTGGACGCGGCGGCCGAGGCGCCGCGGCTGGTGCTGTGA
- a CDS encoding VOC family protein, producing MPTHIALTALVVTDYDEAIDFYTRALGFDLVEDTARPDGSRWVVVRPPGATESALLLARAKNDAQRARVGDQTGGRVGFFLYTADFATDHARMTRAGVHFLEEPRHEAYGSVAVFEDLYGNRWDLLQPAG from the coding sequence ATGCCCACGCACATCGCACTGACCGCCCTCGTCGTCACCGACTACGACGAGGCCATCGACTTCTACACCCGGGCCCTCGGCTTCGACCTCGTCGAGGACACCGCGCGCCCGGACGGCTCCCGCTGGGTCGTCGTGCGCCCGCCCGGCGCCACGGAGTCGGCCCTCCTGCTCGCCCGCGCCAAGAACGACGCGCAGCGCGCCCGGGTCGGCGACCAGACCGGCGGGCGCGTCGGGTTCTTCCTGTACACCGCCGACTTCGCCACCGACCACGCCCGGATGACCCGCGCCGGCGTGCACTTCCTGGAGGAGCCGCGCCACGAGGCGTACGGATCGGTGGCCGTCTTCGAAGACCTGTACGGCAACCGCTGGGACCTGCTCCAGCCCGCCGGCTAG
- the cobF gene encoding precorrin-6A synthase (deacetylating) gives MRKFYVIGIGAGDPDHLTLQAVRAIGATDAFLILEKGEEKADLTGLRRAMLAAHARPGHRLVEGRDPDRDRTPADYAPTVDGWRSARAEIFERFIAEDLAEDGTGAFLVWGDPSLYDSTLAILEEVTERGRVPFVYEVVPGISSVSALLAKHRTNLNRVGRPVQITTGRRLAEGWPQDADDVVVMLDARHAFTRHLDQDLTIYWGAYVGTPDEILVSGKLAEVAGRIEELRTEARARKGWIMDTYLLRRN, from the coding sequence GTGAGAAAGTTCTATGTCATCGGCATCGGCGCGGGCGACCCCGACCACCTGACCCTTCAGGCGGTCCGGGCGATCGGGGCCACGGACGCGTTCCTGATCCTGGAGAAGGGTGAGGAGAAGGCGGACCTCACCGGCCTGCGGCGCGCGATGCTGGCGGCGCACGCCCGGCCCGGTCACCGGCTGGTCGAGGGCCGCGACCCGGACCGCGACCGCACGCCGGCCGACTACGCGCCGACGGTCGACGGCTGGCGCAGCGCCCGGGCGGAGATCTTCGAGCGGTTCATCGCCGAGGACCTCGCCGAGGACGGCACGGGCGCGTTCCTGGTGTGGGGCGACCCGTCGCTGTACGACTCGACGCTCGCCATCCTGGAAGAGGTCACCGAGCGCGGCCGGGTGCCGTTCGTGTACGAGGTGGTCCCGGGCATCAGCAGCGTGTCGGCGCTGCTGGCGAAGCACCGCACGAACCTCAACCGGGTCGGGCGTCCCGTCCAGATCACCACCGGCCGCCGGCTGGCCGAGGGCTGGCCGCAGGACGCCGACGACGTGGTGGTGATGCTGGACGCCCGGCACGCCTTCACCCGCCACCTCGACCAGGACCTCACCATCTACTGGGGCGCCTACGTGGGCACTCCGGACGAGATCCTGGTCTCGGGCAAGCTCGCGGAGGTCGCGGGGCGCATCGAGGAACTGCGCACCGAGGCCCGTGCCCGCAAGGGCTGGATCATGGACACGTACCTGCTGCGCCGCAACTGA
- a CDS encoding aminotransferase class V-fold PLP-dependent enzyme: protein MSQTIPAPVPPSVFPEGPGLFRLDPGVAHLNHGSFGAVPIPVRDVQVGLRAELEADPDAFFLAAPDRIEAARRRIATHLGAEPDGIAFVSNATEAANIAFAALRLAEGDEILVTDHGYPTVSASAALLAPLRTVTLDPALPDEDAVCEAVLAALTPRTKVAVLDHITSPTARIVAGPRLLAALAERGVTTIVDGAHALGMLADPLAGGADFWFGNLHKWGYGPAGSAILAVAERHRGSVRALVPSWEDHHGFPRSIENRATADYTGWLAAPEGLDVLNRLGADKVRAHNTALAAYGSSLLAETAGLTPLPYSEGVAMRTLRLPPGVAETQDAARALRVEVFDRLRARVNTFGRPGGGGLRVCGQIYNRPEEYEALATGVARLLDGR from the coding sequence GTGAGCCAGACGATTCCCGCACCCGTCCCCCCGTCCGTCTTTCCCGAGGGCCCCGGACTGTTCCGGCTCGACCCCGGTGTCGCGCACCTCAACCACGGCTCGTTCGGCGCCGTGCCGATACCGGTGCGGGACGTGCAGGTGGGACTGCGGGCCGAGCTGGAGGCCGATCCGGACGCGTTCTTCCTCGCCGCACCCGACCGCATCGAGGCCGCCCGCCGCCGGATCGCCACGCACCTCGGGGCCGAGCCCGACGGCATCGCCTTCGTCTCCAACGCCACCGAGGCCGCCAACATCGCCTTCGCCGCGCTCCGGCTCGCCGAGGGGGACGAGATCCTCGTCACCGACCACGGCTACCCCACCGTCAGCGCGTCCGCGGCCCTGCTCGCCCCGCTGCGGACCGTCACGCTCGACCCCGCCCTCCCCGACGAGGACGCGGTCTGCGAGGCGGTCCTGGCCGCGCTGACGCCCCGCACCAAGGTGGCCGTGCTCGACCACATCACCTCGCCCACCGCCCGCATCGTCGCGGGCCCCCGGCTGCTCGCCGCCCTCGCCGAGCGCGGCGTCACCACCATCGTCGACGGCGCGCACGCCCTCGGCATGCTGGCGGACCCGCTGGCCGGCGGCGCGGACTTCTGGTTCGGGAACCTGCACAAATGGGGCTACGGGCCCGCGGGCAGCGCGATCCTCGCCGTCGCCGAACGCCACCGCGGCTCCGTCCGCGCCCTCGTCCCCTCGTGGGAGGACCACCACGGGTTCCCGCGCAGCATCGAGAACCGGGCCACCGCCGACTACACCGGCTGGCTGGCCGCCCCCGAAGGCCTCGACGTCCTGAACCGGCTCGGCGCCGACAAGGTGCGCGCCCACAACACCGCGCTGGCCGCGTACGGCAGTTCGCTGCTCGCCGAGACGGCCGGGCTCACGCCGCTCCCGTACAGCGAAGGCGTCGCCATGCGCACGCTGCGGCTGCCGCCGGGCGTCGCCGAAACGCAGGACGCGGCCCGCGCCCTGCGCGTCGAGGTCTTCGACCGGCTGCGCGCCCGCGTCAACACCTTCGGCCGGCCGGGCGGCGGCGGCCTGCGCGTCTGCGGCCAGATCTACAACCGGCCCGAGGAGTACGAGGCCCTGGCCACCGGAGTCGCCCGGCTGCTCGACGGCCGCTGA
- a CDS encoding glycoside hydrolase family 71 protein, with protein sequence MSADPVKRHGRRRPLTHRRKGRGGRRSLLAFLIAGFLVVGAFAATGIAWDPFTVGARAERPAAPQIGKAWSAGPVDGRGDGRDGDASATPAPRPSPSASPRTVRPLVPPRTTPKGTWRPSAALPFDMPSPARLRKSGKLVFAHYFTPYPLSLDNARPERDYYTRNYLNPAGESGKHEKYGGLLRDRPLPVAPKTGNWELANLKQEVRTARDAGLDGFTLDLLSLSGKNWERSVMLLDAARAVDPAFKIMLMPDMTSLNTDPAGLANSLAKLAGSPAAHRLGDGRLVVSPFKAEAKSPAWWSQVMDNLRQRHGIRTAFVPLFLDFGAHSGEFAPISYGFSEWGSRSYVGQESATRDVRRAHGMGKVWMQPVSVQDARPNQGIYDEAGNTATLRSTWNHAIDDGADWVQLTTWNDYSEGSQFAPSLHNGHAYLDLTSYYLTRFKTGSWPEIVRDTLYLSSRVQFTGTDPTGRQSLVMSLRRGSAAPRDRVEVLSFLTAPADVRTETGRTRATHRAPAGVHSELVPLRQGFSSATALRGGRTAAEVLSGYPVQRVVEVQDLQYYGHTSGRR encoded by the coding sequence ATGAGCGCGGATCCGGTGAAACGACATGGCCGGCGACGGCCGTTGACGCACCGGCGCAAAGGCCGCGGCGGCAGGAGATCGCTGCTGGCGTTCCTCATAGCCGGCTTCCTTGTCGTCGGCGCGTTCGCGGCCACGGGCATCGCCTGGGACCCCTTCACCGTCGGCGCGCGCGCCGAGCGGCCCGCCGCCCCGCAGATCGGCAAGGCCTGGTCCGCCGGGCCGGTGGACGGCCGCGGCGACGGGCGGGACGGCGACGCCTCGGCCACCCCGGCGCCCCGGCCCTCCCCGAGCGCCTCGCCGCGCACGGTGCGCCCCCTCGTGCCGCCGCGCACCACGCCCAAGGGCACCTGGCGGCCCAGCGCGGCGCTCCCCTTCGACATGCCCTCGCCCGCGCGGCTGCGCAAGAGCGGCAAGCTGGTGTTCGCGCACTACTTCACCCCGTACCCGCTCTCCCTCGACAACGCCCGCCCGGAGCGCGACTACTACACGCGCAACTACCTCAACCCGGCCGGTGAGAGCGGAAAGCACGAGAAGTACGGCGGGCTGCTGCGCGACCGGCCGCTTCCGGTGGCCCCGAAGACCGGCAACTGGGAGCTGGCCAACCTCAAGCAGGAGGTCCGCACCGCGCGCGACGCCGGGCTCGACGGCTTCACGCTCGACCTGCTGTCGCTCTCCGGGAAGAACTGGGAGCGGTCCGTGATGCTGCTGGACGCGGCCCGCGCCGTGGACCCCGCCTTCAAGATCATGCTGATGCCGGACATGACCTCCCTCAACACCGATCCGGCCGGCCTCGCCAACTCCCTCGCCAAACTCGCCGGTTCACCGGCCGCGCACCGGCTGGGCGACGGGCGGCTGGTCGTCTCCCCGTTCAAGGCCGAGGCGAAGAGCCCGGCGTGGTGGTCGCAGGTCATGGACAACCTGCGGCAACGGCACGGCATCCGCACCGCGTTCGTGCCGCTGTTCCTCGACTTCGGCGCGCACTCGGGGGAGTTCGCCCCGATCAGCTACGGCTTCTCCGAGTGGGGCAGCCGCAGCTACGTCGGCCAGGAGAGCGCCACCCGCGACGTACGGCGCGCCCACGGCATGGGCAAGGTGTGGATGCAGCCGGTGTCGGTCCAGGACGCCCGCCCCAACCAGGGGATCTACGACGAGGCCGGCAACACCGCCACCCTGCGGTCCACCTGGAACCACGCCATCGACGACGGCGCCGACTGGGTGCAGCTGACCACCTGGAACGACTACTCCGAAGGCAGCCAGTTCGCGCCCTCGCTGCACAACGGGCACGCCTACCTCGACCTCACCTCGTACTACCTCACCCGCTTCAAGACCGGCAGCTGGCCGGAGATCGTGCGGGACACGCTCTACCTGAGCTCCCGGGTCCAGTTCACCGGCACCGACCCCACCGGAAGGCAGTCCCTGGTGATGTCGCTGCGCCGCGGCTCGGCCGCGCCCCGGGACCGGGTGGAGGTCCTCAGCTTCCTGACCGCCCCGGCGGACGTCCGCACCGAGACGGGCCGGACGCGCGCCACCCACCGGGCCCCGGCCGGAGTCCACTCCGAGCTGGTCCCGCTGCGCCAGGGCTTCAGCTCGGCCACGGCGCTCCGCGGCGGCCGCACCGCCGCCGAAGTCCTGTCCGGCTACCCGGTCCAGCGCGTGGTCGAAGTCCAGGACCTCCAGTACTACGGGCACACCAGCGGGAGGCGCTGA
- a CDS encoding bifunctional phosphatase PAP2/diacylglycerol kinase family protein, whose protein sequence is MPAEFRFHPLKAGAAARQATVTWQGALARVDRELFDAVARRHWPGADRVLPRLGRAADHGVLWAGLAAALAVGGSARTRRAAGAGLASLALASATVNTVGKWSVRRPRPVIDAVPPIRQLRRAPLTTSFPSGHAASAFAFAAGVASLAPAWGVLLGPVAASVAFSRVYTGVHYPADVAAGAALGVTAGLVVRPLNAAAATAAAARIRTVPGGPAQADGAPALPDGAGLVLVANSQSGTANTAGDVLAGLPRAELVTCTGPELTDTLASAAARCTVLGVCGGDGTVNAAATAALRAGVPLAVFPGGTLNHFAQDLGILDAMDTVRALTAGEAVRVGVGRFTPGPEPVRPPGPDGGPEGGPGDGPGRASEPGYFLNTFSIGVYPELLGHRLRWAPRIGGGPAALLAAWRVLRTERPVRLRLAGRPRPVWLLFAGNGTYHGTGPTPKRRLGLGEELLDVRVVRGGGRPGPRLFAAAMAGPLTRSPVHLATRVRSLRISDVPPGTPLAYDGEYATAPTEFRLDKLPEALLVYRPATTP, encoded by the coding sequence ATGCCCGCCGAATTCCGGTTCCATCCGCTGAAGGCCGGCGCCGCGGCCCGCCAGGCGACCGTGACCTGGCAGGGCGCGCTCGCCCGTGTCGACCGTGAGCTGTTCGACGCGGTCGCCCGGCGGCACTGGCCCGGCGCGGACCGCGTCCTGCCGCGGCTGGGCCGGGCCGCGGACCACGGCGTGCTGTGGGCGGGCCTGGCCGCCGCGCTGGCCGTGGGCGGCTCGGCGCGTACCCGCCGGGCGGCGGGCGCGGGCCTCGCCTCACTGGCGCTGGCCTCCGCGACCGTCAACACCGTCGGCAAGTGGTCCGTACGCCGGCCCCGGCCCGTCATCGACGCCGTGCCGCCGATCCGGCAGCTCCGGCGCGCGCCCCTGACCACGTCGTTCCCGTCCGGGCACGCCGCCTCGGCCTTCGCGTTCGCGGCGGGTGTCGCCTCGCTCGCCCCGGCCTGGGGCGTGCTGCTCGGTCCGGTGGCCGCGTCGGTGGCGTTCTCCCGCGTCTACACCGGGGTCCACTACCCGGCCGACGTGGCGGCCGGCGCGGCCCTCGGGGTGACCGCCGGGCTCGTCGTGCGCCCCCTGAACGCGGCCGCGGCGACGGCGGCCGCCGCCCGGATCCGGACCGTGCCGGGCGGCCCGGCCCAGGCGGACGGGGCGCCGGCGCTGCCCGACGGCGCCGGGCTGGTGCTCGTCGCGAACTCGCAGTCGGGTACGGCGAACACGGCCGGCGACGTGCTGGCCGGGCTGCCCCGGGCAGAACTCGTCACGTGCACGGGCCCGGAACTCACCGACACGCTGGCCTCCGCGGCCGCGCGCTGCACGGTGCTCGGCGTGTGCGGCGGCGACGGCACGGTCAACGCGGCGGCCACGGCCGCCCTGCGCGCGGGCGTACCCCTGGCCGTCTTCCCCGGCGGCACCCTCAACCACTTCGCCCAGGACCTCGGCATCCTGGACGCGATGGACACCGTCCGCGCCCTCACCGCGGGCGAAGCGGTCCGCGTCGGAGTGGGCCGCTTCACCCCCGGCCCCGAACCGGTGCGCCCGCCGGGCCCGGACGGGGGGCCCGAGGGCGGGCCGGGCGACGGGCCCGGGCGTGCGTCGGAGCCCGGCTACTTCCTCAACACGTTCAGCATCGGCGTGTATCCGGAGCTGCTCGGGCACCGGCTGCGGTGGGCGCCGCGGATCGGCGGGGGGCCGGCCGCGCTGCTGGCGGCCTGGCGGGTGCTGCGCACCGAGCGGCCGGTGCGGCTCCGGCTGGCCGGGCGGCCGCGCCCGGTGTGGCTGCTGTTCGCGGGCAACGGCACGTACCACGGGACCGGACCGACGCCCAAGCGCCGACTGGGCCTGGGCGAGGAACTGCTGGACGTACGGGTCGTCCGCGGCGGCGGCCGCCCGGGACCACGGCTGTTCGCCGCAGCCATGGCGGGCCCGCTGACCCGCTCCCCCGTCCACCTGGCCACCCGGGTGCGCTCCCTGCGCATCTCGGACGTCCCGCCGGGCACCCCCCTCGCGTACGACGGCGAGTACGCGACCGCCCCCACGGAATTCCGCCTGGACAAACTGCCGGAAGCCCTACTCGTCTACCGCCCGGCCACGACCCCGTAG
- a CDS encoding helix-turn-helix domain-containing protein produces the protein MSPDDTWSIGELAERAGVTVKTVRFYSDGGLLPEAGRSGGGHRRYGPEALDRLRLIRSLRALDLPVPDVGRVLEREDLRDGVLEDVIADRLRELGSQMAALRWREAALQLVQDCPAAERADRLRLIGAVSAPPSTAPMAAFWRGLLPPRLSAGLRSAIVEAAVPQPPADPTPAQVLAFARLHALVAEVLPHVDACRPTARRSDGAGRPDVLYSGLGEAYALAADAVRARRVPQGGEALDAFVGAYAGARGVRDTGAFRRELGVVLAGAADPFLDRYWRLVGEVSGGSAGAAEPNMGDAHEWLRAALGDGVTVGTVQPSAGAGAAT, from the coding sequence GTGTCACCCGACGACACCTGGAGCATCGGCGAGCTCGCCGAGCGCGCGGGCGTTACCGTCAAGACGGTGCGCTTCTACTCGGACGGCGGCCTGCTGCCCGAAGCCGGCCGCAGCGGCGGCGGCCACCGCCGTTACGGCCCGGAGGCCCTCGACCGGCTCCGCCTGATCCGCTCGCTGCGCGCCCTGGACCTGCCGGTCCCCGACGTGGGCCGGGTACTGGAACGCGAGGACCTGCGCGACGGCGTGCTGGAGGACGTCATCGCGGACCGGCTGCGCGAACTCGGCTCCCAGATGGCCGCCTTGCGCTGGCGCGAGGCCGCCCTCCAGCTCGTCCAGGACTGCCCCGCAGCGGAACGGGCCGACCGGCTGCGGCTGATCGGCGCCGTGTCCGCGCCGCCCAGCACGGCCCCGATGGCCGCGTTCTGGCGGGGGCTGCTGCCGCCGCGGCTGTCGGCCGGGTTGCGCTCCGCCATCGTCGAGGCGGCCGTCCCGCAGCCGCCGGCGGACCCGACTCCCGCCCAGGTGCTGGCCTTTGCCCGGCTGCACGCCCTCGTCGCCGAGGTCCTCCCGCACGTGGATGCCTGCCGGCCCACCGCCCGCCGGAGCGACGGGGCCGGGCGGCCGGACGTGCTCTACAGCGGGCTCGGCGAGGCGTACGCGCTGGCCGCCGACGCGGTGCGGGCGCGGCGGGTGCCGCAGGGGGGTGAGGCGCTCGACGCGTTCGTGGGTGCGTATGCGGGGGCGCGTGGGGTGCGGGACACGGGGGCGTTCCGCCGGGAGCTCGGCGTGGTGCTCGCGGGGGCCGCGGATCCCTTTCTCGACCGTTACTGGCGGCTTGTGGGGGAGGTGTCGGGCGGATCCGCCGGGGCGGCCGAGCCGAACATGGGTGACGCGCATGAGTGGCTGCGGGCCGCGTTGGGTGACGGTGTCACCGTGGGGACGGTCCAGCCCAGCGCGGGTGCCGGCGCGGCGACTTGA
- a CDS encoding alpha/beta fold hydrolase, producing the protein MTTFVLVSGGFTGGWAWREVAARLRRDGAEVYPVTLTGMGDRRHLAGPDTDLDTHVDDVVQVIDHIDHADGREVVLVGHCYGIFPVLGAADRRPERISRVVYVDAPMPRDGDSVLSTLPDPAVSAMVRERAAQSPDGRSVPAPAAGEREIWGNVTGVPEEGLARMVRLAAPQPLGTYASPLRLTGAAAALPSTGVFCTAAGFGIGMAQAALDSGDPRFRVLADPAVSFFELGTGHWPMFSAPEELADVLVRAAAGEGVRLTPTA; encoded by the coding sequence ATGACGACGTTCGTGCTGGTGTCGGGCGGGTTCACGGGGGGCTGGGCGTGGCGGGAGGTGGCGGCGCGGCTGCGGCGGGACGGGGCCGAGGTGTACCCGGTGACGCTGACCGGCATGGGCGACCGCCGTCACCTGGCGGGCCCGGACACGGATCTGGACACGCACGTCGATGACGTGGTCCAGGTGATCGACCACATCGACCACGCCGACGGCCGGGAGGTGGTGCTCGTCGGGCACTGCTACGGGATCTTCCCGGTGCTGGGCGCCGCCGACCGGCGGCCGGAGCGGATCTCCCGGGTGGTGTACGTGGACGCGCCGATGCCGCGGGACGGCGACTCGGTCCTGAGCACCCTGCCGGACCCGGCGGTGTCGGCGATGGTGCGGGAGCGGGCGGCGCAGAGCCCGGACGGGCGGTCGGTGCCGGCGCCCGCGGCGGGCGAGCGGGAGATCTGGGGGAACGTGACCGGTGTCCCGGAGGAGGGCCTGGCCCGGATGGTGCGGCTGGCGGCGCCGCAGCCACTGGGTACGTACGCCTCGCCGCTGCGGCTGACGGGGGCGGCGGCCGCGCTGCCGTCGACCGGGGTGTTCTGCACGGCCGCCGGGTTCGGCATCGGGATGGCGCAGGCGGCGCTGGATTCGGGTGATCCCCGGTTCCGGGTGCTGGCCGATCCCGCGGTGAGCTTCTTCGAACTCGGCACCGGGCACTGGCCGATGTTCTCCGCGCCGGAGGAACTGGCGGACGTGCTGGTGCGTGCGGCGGCGGGCGAGGGCGTACGCCTCACGCCGACCGCCTGA
- a CDS encoding helix-turn-helix transcriptional regulator encodes MAATGNADTSVGRAELIEAVGRALTTHGRAILTGPAGAGKTTVAAELADAAAARGECVLRLAPEAADRWIPEASAAALLASVPGDALERLAGPQRTAIAWLRRETDAPRAGRDHVALRLAVVAVLRTLAAADPVLLVVDNAQWLDAETTDLLRFALRLTPPRVRVLVAECVQGGAPVAESLCGPGTPGLRVPPLGADDLAELLVRHGLPARLAGRIHQASGGNPRLALALGRSLAEAREGVHHADTLPISGQAREVARRLLAEAPARTHPTLLLAALAARPTTALLRRAGRPDAETELAEAERAGLVTVGEDGAVQFTAGALPTALAADAGWPDRAAGHAALAGAVDDPVEAVRHRALAVDTPDEPLAEEVARAAADCRRRGNRALAAELGLLAAERTPLARPAAALARLVGAAEDAGCAGRADLARRATLAVLARDSTPTDRVRARLAVIDAAGQALADLDETFAHAMDDAADDPALLAAVQLRLAWKLNLSDGDPVGSCAAAAHAGRLAAAGGDPGAQAMALTVRARMGRILGDPAAEDILAEALALPAPDVPLVMRNAPQFLAVRHALFDDRLADARAQLLVLLPAVERSGSAEDVFEVLRSFTEVELRRGRCAAGAGHARRALELTIAAGLSPGPAWYVAAMAEATGGSFARAAAYARRGIQASEEERDQVFLSRSLYALGLVELAMGETAKAVATLRRVAELEAAQQVVDPSILRWHGELAEALVAADEPEVAAGLLDEVRAVAADLGRTSVLAALDRARGLWLSACGEPAAAVALLEATADRFGRLDLPLERGRTLLALARVERRRRRRAPARAALLAAADVFAQAGAKPWAELAREAPAGPGHPGAATLTEAETRLALLVSQGASNQEAADKLFLSVKTVEARLTRIYQKLDVRSRAQLATALRR; translated from the coding sequence GTGGCGGCGACGGGGAACGCTGACACGAGCGTCGGGCGAGCCGAGCTCATCGAGGCCGTCGGCCGTGCGCTGACCACGCACGGCCGCGCGATCCTCACCGGCCCCGCGGGGGCCGGCAAGACCACCGTGGCCGCGGAGCTGGCCGACGCCGCCGCGGCCCGCGGCGAGTGCGTCCTGCGGCTCGCCCCGGAGGCCGCCGACCGCTGGATACCCGAGGCGTCCGCCGCCGCCCTGCTCGCCTCCGTACCCGGGGACGCGCTGGAACGCCTGGCCGGACCCCAGCGCACCGCCATCGCCTGGCTGCGCCGCGAAACCGACGCGCCGCGCGCCGGCCGCGACCACGTCGCCCTGCGCCTCGCCGTCGTCGCGGTCCTGCGGACCCTCGCCGCCGCCGACCCCGTCCTGCTCGTCGTCGACAACGCCCAATGGCTCGACGCCGAGACCACCGACCTGCTGCGCTTCGCCCTGCGCCTGACCCCGCCGCGGGTCCGGGTACTCGTCGCCGAATGCGTCCAGGGCGGCGCCCCCGTCGCCGAATCCCTCTGCGGCCCCGGCACCCCCGGCCTGCGGGTGCCCCCGCTCGGCGCCGACGACCTCGCCGAACTCCTCGTACGGCACGGGCTGCCCGCCCGCCTCGCCGGCCGGATCCACCAGGCCAGCGGCGGCAACCCCCGCCTGGCCCTGGCCCTGGGCCGCTCGCTCGCCGAAGCCCGCGAAGGCGTCCACCACGCCGACACCCTGCCCATCTCCGGACAGGCCCGCGAGGTCGCCCGTCGACTGCTCGCCGAGGCACCCGCCCGCACCCACCCCACGCTGCTGCTCGCCGCGCTCGCCGCCCGCCCCACCACCGCCCTGCTCCGCCGGGCCGGCCGCCCCGACGCCGAAACCGAACTCGCCGAGGCCGAACGGGCCGGACTCGTCACCGTCGGCGAGGACGGCGCGGTGCAATTCACCGCCGGCGCCCTGCCCACCGCCCTGGCCGCCGACGCCGGCTGGCCCGACCGCGCCGCCGGACACGCCGCGCTCGCCGGAGCCGTCGACGACCCCGTCGAAGCGGTCCGCCACCGCGCCCTCGCCGTGGACACCCCCGACGAACCCCTCGCCGAAGAGGTCGCCCGGGCCGCCGCCGACTGCCGGCGCCGCGGCAACCGCGCCCTCGCCGCGGAACTCGGCCTGCTCGCCGCCGAACGCACCCCCCTCGCCCGCCCCGCCGCCGCCCTCGCCCGGCTCGTCGGCGCCGCCGAGGACGCCGGCTGCGCAGGCCGCGCCGACCTCGCCCGCCGCGCCACCCTCGCCGTCCTGGCCCGCGACTCCACGCCCACCGACCGGGTACGCGCCCGCCTCGCCGTCATCGACGCCGCCGGACAGGCCCTCGCCGACCTCGACGAGACCTTCGCCCACGCCATGGACGACGCCGCAGACGACCCGGCGCTGCTCGCCGCCGTCCAGCTGCGCCTGGCCTGGAAGCTCAACCTCAGCGACGGCGACCCGGTCGGCTCCTGCGCCGCCGCCGCGCACGCGGGCCGGCTGGCCGCCGCCGGCGGCGACCCCGGCGCCCAGGCGATGGCCCTGACCGTACGGGCCCGGATGGGCCGGATCCTCGGGGACCCGGCAGCCGAGGACATCCTCGCCGAGGCCCTCGCCCTGCCCGCGCCCGACGTGCCCCTCGTCATGCGCAACGCCCCGCAGTTCCTCGCCGTACGGCACGCCCTGTTCGACGACCGGCTCGCCGACGCCCGCGCCCAGCTCCTCGTCCTGCTGCCCGCGGTCGAACGCTCCGGCTCCGCCGAGGACGTCTTCGAGGTGCTGCGCAGCTTCACCGAAGTGGAACTGCGCCGCGGCCGGTGCGCCGCCGGCGCCGGACACGCCCGGCGCGCCCTCGAACTGACCATCGCCGCGGGCCTGTCACCCGGACCGGCCTGGTACGTCGCGGCCATGGCCGAGGCCACCGGCGGCAGCTTCGCCCGCGCCGCCGCGTACGCCCGCCGGGGCATCCAGGCCTCCGAAGAGGAACGCGACCAGGTGTTCCTCTCGCGCAGCCTGTACGCCCTGGGCCTGGTCGAGCTGGCGATGGGGGAGACCGCCAAGGCGGTCGCCACCCTGCGCCGCGTCGCCGAGCTGGAAGCCGCCCAACAGGTGGTCGACCCCTCCATCCTGCGCTGGCACGGCGAACTGGCCGAGGCGCTGGTCGCCGCCGACGAACCGGAAGTGGCCGCCGGACTCCTCGACGAGGTCCGCGCGGTCGCCGCCGACCTCGGCCGGACCTCGGTGCTCGCCGCCCTCGACCGGGCCCGCGGGCTGTGGCTGTCCGCCTGCGGGGAACCGGCCGCCGCGGTCGCCCTGCTGGAGGCCACCGCCGACCGGTTCGGGCGCCTCGACCTGCCGCTGGAACGCGGCCGTACGCTGCTCGCGCTGGCCCGGGTGGAACGGCGCCGGCGGCGGCGCGCGCCGGCCCGTGCGGCGTTGTTGGCCGCGGCCGACGTCTTCGCCCAGGCGGGCGCGAAGCCGTGGGCCGAACTCGCCCGGGAGGCTCCGGCCGGGCCCGGCCATCCGGGGGCCGCGACCCTCACCGAGGCCGAGACGCGGCTCGCCCTGCTCGTCAGCCAGGGCGCCAGCAATCAGGAGGCCGCGGACAAGCTGTTCCTCAGCGTCAAGACGGTCGAAGCGCGGCTGACCCGCATCTACCAGAAACTCGACGTCCGCTCCCGAGCCCAACTCGCCACAGCCCTACGCCGCTGA